A window of Hevea brasiliensis isolate MT/VB/25A 57/8 chromosome 14, ASM3005281v1, whole genome shotgun sequence contains these coding sequences:
- the LOC110672885 gene encoding purine permease 3-like, producing the protein METDISNNQVSSEEEKMSRSLKKFLLVLNGAMLGIGNCGGPLIQRLYFLKGGKGVWISCFLQTAGWPFIIFPLSVSYLYRRRKKGSRTKLFYISPHLFLACAVLGVLTGFDDFLAASGVSLLPVTTYSLIIATQLGFTAGFAYILVKQKFTPFTINAIFLLSVGSVVLVLHASSDRPAHETDKQYIMGFLMTLGASVLYGFVLPLIELTYKKAKQTITYTLVMEMQMVLSFFATAVCTIGMLLHKDFEAIPREARDFELGRAKYYVVMVCTAVFWQFFFMGAVGVIFCHSSLLSGVIISGLLPVTEALAVLFYDEKLRVEKVISLVLSLWGFISYFYGELRQIKKLRIRLQN; encoded by the exons ATGGAGACCGACATTAGTAATAACCAAGTATCAAGTGAAGAAGAGAAGATGAGCAGATCCCTGAAGAAATTCCTGCTCGTATTGAACGGTGCAATGTTGGGGATAGGCAATTGCGGAGGTCCACTCATCCAGCGGCTCTACTTCTTGAAAGGTGGTAAGGGTGTCTGGATATCATGCTTTCTGCAGACAGCTGGTTGGCCATTTATCATATTTCCTCTCTCTGTTTCATACTTGTATCGTCGAAGGAAAAAGGGTTCCAGGACCAAGCTTTTCTATATTAGCCCGCACCTCTTCTTAGCTTGTGCTGTTTTAGGTGTTCTTACTGGCTTtgatgattttcttgctgccagTGGTGTTTCTCTTCTACCCGTCACTACTTATTCTCTTATAATTGCTACCCAACTGGGCTTTACTGCTGGATTTGCTTATATTTTGGTCAAGCAAAAGTTCACACCTTTTACCATTAATGCAATTTTCTTATTGTCTGTTGGATCTGTTGTCCTAGTCCTCCATGCTAGTTCTGATCGCCCTGCTCATGAAACCGACAAACAGTACATTATGGGGTTTTTAATGACTCTTGGAGCTTCAGTGCTTTATGGATTTGTGCTACCCTTGATCGAGTTGACATATAAGAAAGCAAAGCAGACCATCACTTACACTCTAGTTATGGAGATGCAGATGGTTTTGTCTTTCTTCGCTACTGCAGTCTGCACCATTGGGATGCTTCTGCACAAGGATTTTGAg GCAATTCCAAGAGAGGCAAGAGACTTTGAGCTTGGGAGAGCAAAATATTATGTGGTAATGGTGTGTACTGCAGTGTTTTGGCAATTCTTCTTCATGGGAGCAGTCGGTGTCATTTTCTGTCATTCCTCGTTGCTCTCTGGTGTTATAATTTCTGGTCTGCTGCCTGTGACAGAGGCTTTAGCTGTGTTGTTCTACGACGAAAAATTACGAGTTGAGAAAGTGATTTCTCTTGTTTTGTCTCTCTGGGGCTTCATTTCTTACTTCTATGGTGAGCTCCGGCAAATCAAGAAACTTAGAATCAGGCTTCAAAATTAG
- the LOC110631971 gene encoding uncharacterized protein LOC110631971, producing the protein MGEAAVWEMMRKMNTEKDTALHEAARYNHLNVVRRLLAKEDVNYCYLANEAGESPPYLAAERGYGDILSEILETCTSPEYNGPNGRTALHEAAISNDAEMTRRILRKTNTDLTKKIDQQGWTPLHHASHFGHLLIVKLLLDADKSAAYIGDEDGRMTPLHIAASQGDGHVNVIKSIASHCPDCCELVYDRGRNVLHFAEESYGIEALRAFLQNPFMSNLINQKDEEGNTPLHLLAALGLNCTTLIKHPLVDKNATNKDNLTALDIVLPTTDIVEASLTKVLQLKPLHT; encoded by the exons ATGGGAGAAGCTGCAGTATGGGAGATGATGAGAAAGATGAATACAGAGAAAGACACTGCCTTACACGAAGCGGCGAGATATAATCATCTTAACGTGGTTCGTAGATTACTGGCTAAAGAagatgttaattattgttatttagcTAATGAAGCTGGTGAAAGTCCACCTTACCTAGCCGCTGAGAGAGGCTATGGTGATATTCTGTCTGAAATTTTGGAAACCTGCACTTCGCCAGAATACAATGGCCCTAATGGTAGAACAGCTTTGCATGAAGCAGCAATCAGCAATGATGCAG AAATGACGAGAAGAATATTGCGCAAAACCAATACTGATCTCACCAAAAAAATTGATCAACAAGGATGGACTCCACTGCACCATGCTTCACACTTTGGTCACTTGTTAATCGTGAAGCTGCTACTAGATGCTGATAAATCTGCAGCTTACATTGGCGATGAAGATGGAAGAATGACCCCTCTTCACATTGCTGCTAGCCAGGGCGATGGCCATGTGAATGTTATTAAAAGTATTGCATCTCATTGTCCAGATTGCTGCGAACTTGTCTATGACAGAGGCCGGAATGTTCTGCATTTTGCTGAGGAAAGCTATGGTATTGAAGCATTGCGTGCTTTTCTTCAAAATCCATTCATGTCCAATCTCATAAATCAGAAAGATGAAGAAGGGAACACACCTCTCCACCTGCTTGCTGCTCTTGGGCTTAACTGTACAACTCTGATAAAGCATCCCCTTGTTGACAAGAATGCTACTAATAAGGATAACTTGACTGCTCTGGACATTGTTTTGCCCACAACTGACATTGTGGAAGCTAGTTTAACAAAGGTATTACAACTTAAACCATTACACACATGA
- the LOC110672892 gene encoding ankyrin repeat-containing protein At5g02620 — translation MDPNLLRAAAEGIISPFNGYDQPLDLLVTPNKNTVLHIYISARANAAKSFEFMCEILQKCPSLLDQANIRDETPLHFAARYGHDDIAEALIEHAEAQHDDLERGAAAVREMLRKMNTEKDTALHEAVRYNHLNVVRRLLSKEDVDYCYLANAAGESPLYLAAERGYGDILSEILETCTSPEYNGPNGRTALHEAVINNDAEMTRRILRKTNTDLTKKIDQQGWTPLHHASHFGHLSIVNLLLDADKSAAYIGDEDGKKTPLHIAASKGDRHVEVMKSIVSHCPDCCELVDDRGRNVLHFAVESYRSKGLRALLQNSFMSNLINQKDNKGNTPLHFLAALRFNCKTLIRQPLVDMKAINKENLTALDIVLATTDNVKVRLTRRGTIINLRTAGCKRSRRNKIIQEDNSKSMERVEGMISELKKAKDSHLIVATLIATVTFAAGFTIPGGYISDKGTAVLSKKAAFQVFLLSNGFALVFSTSVVLIQFMLAMQGNKRKFFQLFSCASWLTIIATILMVVAFTTGTYVALPSSYRNITWIFVGSFLVSMLLILRASLPLSQVRTGDLD, via the exons ATGGATCCCAATTTGCTCAGGGCTGCAGCAGAAGGCATTATCAGTCCCTTCAATGGCTACGACCAACCCCTTGATCTTCTAGTCACTCCAAACAAAAACACAGTTCTGCATATTTACATCAGTGCACGGGCAAATGCAGCAAAATCATTCGAATTCATGTGCGAAATACTCCAAAAGTGTCCATCGCTGTTAGATCAGGCTAATATAAGAGATGAAACTCCACTGCACTTTGCAGCAAGATACGGGCATGACGACATAGCGGAAGCACTAATTGAACACGCAGAAGCCCAGCATGATGACCTTGAACGCGGAGCAGCTGCAGTGAGGGAGATGCTGAGAAAGATGAATACAGAAAAAGACACTGCCTTGCACGAAGCGGTGAGGTATAATCATCTTAACGTGGTTCGAAGATTACTGTCTAAAGAAGATGTTGATTATTGTTATTTAGCTAATGCTGCTGGTGAAAGTCCACTTTACCTAGCTGCTGAGAGAGGCTATGGTGATATTCTGTCTGAAATTTTGGAAACCTGCACTTCGCCAGAATACAATGGCCCTAATGGTAGAACAGCTTTGCACGAAGCAGTAATCAACAATGATGCAG AAATGACAAGAAGAATATTGCGCAAAACCAATACTGATCTCACCAAAAAGATTGATCAACAAGGATGGACTCCACTGCACCATGCTTCACACTTTGGTCACTTGTCAATCGTGAATCTGCTACTAGATGCTGATAAATCTGCAGCTTACATTGGCGATGAAGATGGAAAAAAGACCCCTCTTCACATTGCTGCTAGCAAGGGCGACAGACATGTAGAAGTTATGAAAAGCATTGTATCACATTGTCCAGATTGCTGCGAACTTGTCGATGACAGAGGCCGGAATGTTCTGCATTTTGCTGTGGAGAGCTATAGATCCAAAGGGTTGCGTGCTCTTCTTCAAAATTCATTCATGTCCAATCTCATAAATCAGAAAGATAATAAAGGGAACACACCTCTCCACTTTCTTGCTGCTCTTCGGTTCAACTGTAAAACTCTGATACGGCAACCCCTTGTTGATATGAAAGCTATTAATAAGGAGAACTTGACTGCTCTGGACATTGTTTTGGCCACAACTGACAATGTGAAAGTTCGTTTAACAAGG CGAGGTACAATAATAAACTTGAGAACGGCTGGATGTAAACGAAGTCGTCGAAACAAGATCATCCAAGAAGATAACTCAAAGTCAATGGAAAGAGTTGAGGGCATGATCTCTGAACTCAAGAAAGCCAAAGACTCCCACCTGATAGTAGCCACACTCATTGCAACAGTAACTTTCGCGGCCGGTTTCACAATTCCTGGTGGATACATTTCTGATAAAGGGACTGCAGTATTATCAAAAAAGGCAGCATTTCAAGTGTTTCTTCTGTCAAATGGATTTGCACTTGTGTTCTCCACTTCTGTTGTGCTTATCCAGTTCATGTTGGCAATGCAAGGAAATAAGAGAAAGTTCTTTCAGTTGTTTTCCTGTGCTTCTTGGTTGACCATCATCGCTACAATATTAATGGTGGTGGCCTTTACAACAGGCACATATGTTGCGCTGCCAAGTTCCTACAGGAACATCACTTGGATCTTCGTAGGGAGCTTTTTGGTGTCAATGCTCCTCATATTGAGGGCTTCACTCCCACTCTCTCAAGTTAGAACTGGAGATTTAGATTAA